One Thermoproteota archaeon genomic region harbors:
- a CDS encoding undecaprenyl-diphosphate phosphatase, whose translation MLGALQGVTEWLPVSSSGHLVIVQRVISYESVFFDAMVHGGTLLAVIVVFRAEVLGLMRGLLSLPLATITHRSLTPEERLAWYTLVGTVPIVLAGLLLADAVEAMFSNPEIAGIGLFITGFLLLATKRSKEGKSLDLRTSLIVGLAQAAAIVPGISRSGSTISAGMISGLKRDEAVTFSFLLSVPAIAGALTLEVIRSPLREVMAPANLVGFVSSFAVGVIAIKALLAVIRRREFHLFAYYCFALGLVVLLLMN comes from the coding sequence CTGCTCGGTGCCCTGCAGGGAGTGACAGAGTGGCTGCCAGTGAGCAGCTCTGGACACCTAGTCATAGTTCAGAGGGTGATATCCTACGAGTCCGTGTTCTTCGACGCCATGGTGCACGGGGGAACCCTCCTAGCAGTTATAGTGGTCTTCAGGGCGGAGGTGCTGGGACTCATGAGGGGTCTCCTCTCCCTACCCCTAGCAACTATCACTCACAGATCCCTTACCCCTGAGGAGAGGCTCGCTTGGTACACATTGGTGGGCACCGTACCGATCGTTTTGGCTGGTCTCCTGCTTGCCGACGCGGTCGAGGCGATGTTCTCCAACCCCGAAATCGCGGGGATAGGCTTGTTCATCACGGGGTTCCTCCTGCTCGCCACCAAGCGCTCCAAGGAGGGTAAATCCTTAGATCTGAGGACCTCCCTGATCGTGGGGCTCGCCCAAGCCGCGGCGATAGTCCCGGGGATCTCGAGGTCCGGTAGCACGATTTCCGCCGGCATGATCAGTGGACTGAAGAGGGATGAGGCCGTCACATTCTCCTTCCTGCTGTCCGTCCCGGCTATAGCCGGAGCGTTGACTCTAGAGGTTATAAGATCTCCACTTAGAGAGGTGATGGCGCCCGCAAACCTCGTGGGATTCGTCAGCTCGTTCGCTGTCGGGGTGATCGCCATCAAGGCCCTGCTCGCGGTGATCAGGAGGAGGGAGTTCCACCTCTTCGCTTACTACTGCTTCGCGCTCGGATTGGTGGTTCTCCTCCTAATGAATTGA
- a CDS encoding antitoxin codes for MSAVIGVRVPKKLKEELEKLEINYSEEIRKFLEDLIRKKRAERVMRRLRELERSVGRVEGNLSVELVREDREGR; via the coding sequence ATGAGCGCGGTGATAGGGGTAAGGGTCCCGAAGAAACTCAAGGAGGAGCTGGAAAAGTTGGAGATCAACTATTCAGAGGAAATCAGGAAATTTCTGGAGGATTTAATCAGGAAAAAGAGGGCAGAGAGAGTAATGAGGAGATTAAGGGAATTGGAGAGGTCCGTCGGGAGGGTGGAGGGTAATCTATCCGTTGAACTCGTGAGAGAGGATAGGGAGGGCAGATGA
- a CDS encoding type II toxin-antitoxin system VapC family toxin, whose product MKGRRIVVDSNILVKWFIPEDYHEEAKALLEDHLYGRVEVVIPRYAVLEFANVLRKYRVRRIIGEREVREAFDLLVESAPVMIEENEELVRKALDYSLERGLTMYDAYYMVLARELGAILYTADERVVRQLVGKESSLKHIREYVD is encoded by the coding sequence ATGAAGGGAAGGAGAATCGTTGTCGACTCCAACATCTTGGTGAAATGGTTCATTCCGGAGGATTACCACGAGGAGGCAAAGGCCCTTCTGGAGGACCATCTATACGGGAGGGTAGAGGTAGTCATACCCCGATACGCCGTTCTTGAATTCGCGAATGTGTTGAGGAAGTACCGGGTCAGGAGGATCATTGGAGAAAGGGAAGTGAGGGAGGCGTTCGACCTCCTCGTGGAGTCCGCCCCGGTGATGATAGAGGAGAACGAGGAACTCGTGAGAAAGGCGCTGGACTATTCCTTAGAGAGGGGTCTCACTATGTACGATGCCTACTACATGGTGCTGGCCCGCGAGCTTGGGGCTATCCTATATACAGCGGATGAGAGGGTCGTTCGTCAACTGGTAGGGAAGGAATCCTCCCTTAAGCACATTAGGGAGTATGTAGATTGA